In Zygosaccharomyces rouxii strain CBS732 chromosome F complete sequence, a single window of DNA contains:
- a CDS encoding WD40 repeat domain-containing protein (similar to uniprot|Q12206 Saccharomyces cerevisiae YOR229W WTM2 WD repeat containing transcriptional modulator 2 Transcriptional modulator), whose protein sequence is MSKDTKVNKLKNEEFKIWKKSVPSLYQHVSFFKPQLDARLGDVLQFEKRFTFNNEVIPDQKRGVLNTGLFYSVGSNIYKLDCSLPLGLQHGGNEQELPDPQYNEVFKQVGGDTFPSPHWILPGETIIKMSPLESGENTLLALTSTASLAWFKEGSRNPTHIMQEIMGPSTSFSSIHSIRNSECLAVCDFDLSRDKKELVKCQADRKEGQSTIKIVDNSDKVGTPLRRFNVEASVIHSVSFLDNNLYVTCSDENVVSFWDKRSDSQLWSFTDSQDGNITSLSSSSQLDGFFATGTDAGVIKLWDLRAIMSQQQEMVSFYHSNEDPVVDLQFSPTNSTEFLSVGKSGNVYQWDTDFFFTNEEVDEEDLHLQCLKFLHTGGSRRSIGANDKRNMVNWHPAIDQLVGTIDNDCSIAAYKAFTGREEEQQDEEDEQE, encoded by the coding sequence ATGAGTAAGGATACCAAAGTAAACAAGCtcaaaaatgaagaatttaaaatttggaagaagtcCGTTCCCTCACTATACCAGCACGtatcatttttcaaaccTCAGTTGGATGCTCGTTTAGGAGATGTCCTGCAATTTGAGAAAAGGTTTACCTTTAACAACGAAGTGATACCAGACCAAAAGAGGGGAGTTCTAAACACAGGGTTGTTTTATTCTGTGGGGAGTAATATTTACAAATTGGATTGTTCTTTGCCATTGGGACTTCAACATGGTGGAAACGAACAAGAATTACCTGATCCGCAGTATAATGAGGTCTTCAAACAGGTAGGTGGTGACACCTTTCCAAGTCCACATTGGATTTTGCCCGGTGAGACCATTATCAAGATGAGCCCCTTGGAATCAGGTGAAAATACTCTACTGGCATTAACATCCACGGCATCCTTAGCATGGTTTAAAGAGGGTTCTAGGAATCCGACGCATATAATGCAAGAAATTATGGGTCCTAGCACCAGTTTTTCCAGTATACATTCTATCAGAAATTCCGAATGTTTGGCAGTTTGTGATTTTGATCTCTCTAGGGacaaaaaagaattggtaaaatGTCAAGCTGATAGGAAAGAAGGCCAAAGTACCATAAAAATTGTAGACAACTCAGATAAAGTTGGGACACCCCTTCGTCGTTTTAATGTAGAAGCGTCAGTCATCCATTCGGTAAGCTTTTTGGATAATAATCTCTACGTAACATGTTCCGATGAGAACGTGGTAAGTTTTTGGGACAAGAGGAGTGACTCACAACTTTGGTCATTCACTGATTCACAGGATGGTAATATAACTAGTTTGAGTAGTTCATCTCAGCTAGATGGTTTTTTTGCAACTGGTACGGACGCTGGTGTTATCAAATTATGGGATTTGAGAGCTATAATGtctcaacaacaagaaatgGTTAGTTTCTACCATTCTAATGAAGATCCAGTGGTTGATTTACAATTTTCACCGACAAATTCTACAGAATTTTTAAGCGTTGGTAAGAGCGGTAATGTTTACCAATGGGATActgattttttcttcaccaacgaagaagttgatgaagaggatttgCATTTACAATGTTTGAAGTTTCTTCATACTGGTGGTAGTAGAAGATCAATAGGTGCCAATGATAAACGGAATATGGTAAACTGGCATCCAGCAATTGACCAATTAGTAGGGACAATTGATAATGATTGTTCAATTGCGGCTTATAAGGCATTTACCGGTAGGGAAGAAGAGCAACAggacgaagaagatgaacaagaatGA